The following proteins come from a genomic window of Edaphobacter sp. 4G125:
- a CDS encoding ABC transporter permease: MRRFFFRKRIDEELQREIDEHIEMERDLNLERGLSGEEATRQALIKFGSRQRVREDIWKRNSVTFFEKLRRDLSYAIRTLLRGPGYTILAVITLALGIGANTAIFTVINGVLLRPLPYSNPSQIVHLEQTATRVGRDRIGFSVQEVLDYRQQSQSFSDLAEYHSMTFTLLGAKVPERVVTGVVSANYFDVLGVKPVLGRLIHPSDEKLNAPPVLVLSYAYWVKEFGADPKILGRPFTMNDRVHTVIGVLPPLPEFPDANDVYMPTTSCPFRSSPGMIANRDARALTVLARLKPGVTLTQARADLNTIGNRLALSYPRSYPPAAGLAMKITPLQQEMTHAARPTLLMLLGASGMVLLLACANLANLALSRQLRRSRETAIRIASGATAWDIFRQMLVESITVALTGGVLGLGIAMATTRALVSYAARMTPLATDIHLDSRVLLFSLVVALIAGVLFGSIPGFIASRVRLSLITGSGGRTTGSESATRMRHMLVVAQVAFSFVLLVGAGLMMRSLYNLLSVDPGFKTAEVLSMNLPLNWTKYADLKTQNTFFQQILDRVQQIPGAQTVALSSTVPLNDADGGMNGGITIESRPIVPGEPLPQVDHQLSTPDYFRVLGVPMLSGRTFTDADTIDSALVAIVNAQMAQHYWPHLNPVGRRVSTDEGKTWTTIVGVVSSVHQYGLGQDFRDVIYFPQSQVTFMGDPSLLIRTRGEPMLLANQVAAIVHQIDPQQPLTEVRTIDQLRNAQLGTPRVTSILLGTFAGFALFITVVGVTGTLGLSVTRRTKEIGIRIALGATRREILFNVLRNGMAPVVIGIAIGAIGATLSTSVLSSMLFGVKPHDWVTPTTIAFLLAIVALVGCLIPGRRAVRIDPMQALRSE, from the coding sequence ATGCGCCGTTTCTTTTTCCGCAAACGAATCGATGAGGAGTTGCAGCGAGAGATCGACGAACATATCGAGATGGAACGCGATCTTAATCTTGAGCGAGGTCTGAGTGGAGAAGAAGCGACCCGTCAGGCCCTGATTAAGTTCGGTTCCCGGCAACGGGTAAGGGAAGACATCTGGAAGAGGAACAGCGTGACCTTTTTTGAAAAACTTCGGCGTGACCTGTCTTATGCCATCCGTACCCTTCTGCGCGGCCCTGGGTACACGATCCTGGCGGTGATTACGCTTGCATTGGGCATCGGCGCCAATACTGCTATTTTCACGGTTATCAATGGCGTTCTTTTACGGCCGTTACCATACTCCAATCCCAGCCAGATCGTGCATCTTGAGCAGACAGCAACCCGCGTCGGCCGCGATCGTATCGGCTTCTCTGTCCAGGAGGTTCTGGACTATCGCCAGCAGTCACAATCCTTCTCCGATCTGGCCGAATACCATTCCATGACATTTACGCTTCTGGGAGCGAAAGTGCCGGAGCGCGTCGTCACCGGCGTGGTTTCTGCGAATTACTTCGATGTCCTCGGAGTAAAGCCTGTTCTAGGAAGACTCATCCATCCGTCCGATGAGAAGCTGAACGCTCCGCCGGTTCTCGTACTTAGCTATGCCTACTGGGTCAAAGAGTTTGGAGCTGATCCGAAGATCCTGGGTAGACCCTTCACCATGAACGATCGTGTACACACGGTCATCGGCGTTCTTCCTCCTCTGCCAGAATTTCCTGACGCCAATGACGTCTACATGCCAACCACATCGTGTCCCTTCCGTTCCAGCCCGGGCATGATTGCTAATCGCGATGCCCGGGCGCTCACCGTATTGGCGCGTCTGAAGCCGGGAGTCACTCTCACCCAGGCACGGGCCGATCTCAATACAATTGGCAACCGGCTCGCACTCTCCTATCCCAGGTCCTATCCTCCAGCCGCAGGACTGGCGATGAAGATTACTCCGCTTCAGCAGGAGATGACGCATGCCGCTCGCCCCACGCTCCTTATGCTATTGGGAGCTTCAGGAATGGTGCTTCTGCTTGCCTGCGCCAATCTTGCGAACCTTGCTCTCTCTCGCCAGCTACGTCGCTCTCGCGAGACGGCTATCCGGATTGCCTCCGGCGCAACGGCGTGGGACATCTTCCGCCAGATGCTGGTGGAAAGCATCACCGTCGCCCTGACAGGTGGTGTCCTGGGCCTGGGGATTGCGATGGCAACAACACGTGCACTCGTCAGCTATGCAGCCCGCATGACTCCTTTGGCCACGGATATTCATCTCGACAGCCGCGTGCTCCTCTTCAGTCTTGTGGTCGCTCTCATCGCCGGAGTTCTCTTTGGTTCCATTCCCGGTTTTATCGCGAGCCGCGTCCGGCTCAGCTTGATCACGGGCTCCGGCGGACGCACAACCGGTAGCGAAAGCGCTACGCGTATGCGTCACATGCTGGTGGTCGCACAGGTGGCATTCTCCTTCGTCCTTCTCGTTGGCGCTGGGCTGATGATGCGCAGCCTCTACAATCTGCTCTCGGTCGATCCCGGCTTCAAGACTGCGGAGGTCCTCTCCATGAATCTCCCACTCAATTGGACCAAGTACGCCGACTTGAAGACGCAAAACACTTTCTTCCAGCAGATTCTTGACCGAGTGCAACAGATTCCGGGAGCACAAACGGTCGCCCTCTCAAGCACGGTCCCTCTCAACGATGCAGATGGGGGAATGAATGGAGGGATTACGATTGAAAGCCGTCCCATTGTCCCCGGCGAGCCTCTTCCGCAGGTCGACCATCAGCTTTCAACGCCGGACTACTTCCGCGTTCTTGGGGTCCCTATGCTTTCCGGCCGAACCTTTACAGACGCCGACACGATTGATTCCGCTCTTGTAGCCATCGTCAATGCGCAGATGGCGCAGCATTATTGGCCACACCTGAATCCTGTTGGCCGGCGCGTCTCCACCGATGAAGGCAAGACATGGACCACCATCGTCGGCGTAGTCAGCAGCGTGCATCAATATGGCCTGGGCCAGGATTTCAGGGATGTCATCTATTTCCCACAATCGCAGGTTACTTTCATGGGCGATCCTTCGCTCCTTATCCGTACCCGCGGCGAACCCATGCTCTTGGCCAATCAGGTCGCGGCCATCGTCCATCAGATCGATCCGCAGCAGCCTTTAACGGAGGTCCGAACCATAGACCAGCTACGCAACGCACAACTAGGCACGCCGCGCGTTACGTCGATTCTCCTTGGGACCTTTGCCGGATTTGCCCTTTTCATTACGGTCGTCGGTGTAACCGGAACTCTGGGGCTCAGCGTCACGCGCCGCACCAAGGAGATCGGTATCCGCATTGCATTAGGAGCCACGCGACGCGAGATCCTGTTCAATGTGCTCCGGAACGGAATGGCTCCTGTCGTTATTGGAATCGCAATCGGCGCTATTGGCGCTACGCTCTCGACCAGCGTGCTTTCCAGCATGCTCTTTGGAGTAAAGCCTCATGACTGGGTCACCCCTACAACGATTGCATTTTTGCTGGCCATCGTTGCGCTGGTGGGATGCCTTATCCCGGGTCGAAGAGCCGTCCGCATTGACCCAATGCAGGCTCTCCGTTCTGAGTAG
- a CDS encoding PadR family transcriptional regulator → MTRHKKTSDSEMLQGTLDMLILKTLLMGPAHGHTIAHVIEQTSEDFLQVEQGSLYPALHRLEDRGWLSSFWGASENNRKAKFYKLTATGKRQLVHETNRWRQIVRAIGLVIGEEEA, encoded by the coding sequence ATGACGCGCCACAAGAAGACGTCCGACTCCGAGATGTTGCAAGGCACTCTCGACATGCTCATCCTCAAAACGTTGTTGATGGGCCCTGCGCATGGTCACACAATCGCGCACGTCATTGAGCAAACATCCGAGGATTTCCTTCAGGTGGAGCAGGGTTCTCTTTACCCTGCGCTCCATCGGCTGGAAGATCGTGGCTGGCTCTCCTCCTTCTGGGGAGCTAGCGAAAACAATCGCAAGGCCAAGTTCTACAAGTTAACAGCTACAGGCAAACGGCAACTGGTGCATGAAACCAACCGTTGGCGGCAGATCGTTCGTGCGATTGGTCTCGTGATCGGAGAGGAAGAAGCATAA
- a CDS encoding dienelactone hydrolase family protein, with protein sequence MVIKDNLVQDIPTANGPMRTYFFHPAVEGAKFPGIILYSEIFQMTGPIRRFAAFLAGHGYLVAVPEVYHELEPAGTVLAYDQAGSDKGNYDKYAKQLSAYDDDARSLLKHMAAMPECNGRLGVVGICLGGHLAFRTAMNPEVRAAVCFYATDIHSGTLGAGKKDDSLARAGEIKGELLHIWGRQDPHVPLEGRRKILARLDEVGANYQWIEVNGAHAFMRDEGYRYDPELEAQLKSMMLAVFHRKLALGL encoded by the coding sequence ATGGTCATCAAAGACAACCTTGTACAGGACATTCCGACGGCCAATGGCCCGATGCGGACGTATTTCTTTCACCCCGCCGTAGAGGGAGCGAAGTTCCCTGGCATCATTCTTTATTCCGAAATCTTTCAAATGACCGGGCCGATTCGGCGCTTTGCCGCGTTTCTGGCAGGACATGGATATCTGGTTGCCGTGCCTGAGGTTTACCACGAGCTTGAGCCTGCGGGGACCGTGCTGGCCTATGATCAGGCTGGGTCGGACAAAGGCAACTACGACAAGTACGCCAAGCAGCTTTCCGCCTACGACGATGATGCGCGCTCGCTGCTGAAACACATGGCCGCGATGCCCGAGTGTAACGGACGATTGGGCGTAGTCGGCATTTGCCTCGGCGGTCATCTCGCCTTCCGCACTGCGATGAACCCCGAAGTCCGCGCTGCGGTATGTTTCTATGCGACTGATATCCACTCGGGAACGCTCGGCGCGGGTAAGAAGGATGATTCGCTGGCTCGTGCAGGTGAGATCAAGGGCGAGCTGCTCCACATATGGGGGCGCCAGGATCCTCATGTTCCTCTCGAAGGCCGTCGCAAGATCCTCGCGCGTCTTGATGAGGTTGGCGCCAATTATCAGTGGATTGAGGTCAACGGCGCACACGCCTTTATGCGCGACGAAGGCTACCGCTACGATCCTGAGCTGGAGGCGCAGCTCAAGAGCATGATGCTTGCGGTCTTCCATCGCAAGCTGGCGTTAGGTCTGTAA
- a CDS encoding tetratricopeptide repeat protein — protein MMNDKASGGLQHVSTGTTLSLHSTRSGIIARGRRDAANAASNLHYKQAVADYNAGNYIAAVQGFTLAAEQGHAEAQYLLSTMYDEGRGLARDEVQSAHWERKAAEQGHAYAQANLSFRYYSANDFTEAFAWCQRAAYSNLAWAQYNLGLMYRKGEGVQQSNTDAAYWYRLAGTQNFPEAQQKLADLYYFGQGVPLSYTKAAEWYRRAAEQGNAEAQFQLAHLYATGQGVEHDYTQSRHWIRQAAQQGHEQAQRELKHREYRDP, from the coding sequence ATGATGAACGATAAAGCCAGCGGCGGTCTCCAACACGTCTCCACCGGCACAACGCTCTCCCTGCACTCCACGCGCTCGGGCATCATCGCCCGCGGCCGTCGCGACGCCGCAAACGCAGCCTCAAATCTGCACTACAAACAAGCCGTCGCTGACTACAACGCGGGCAACTACATCGCTGCTGTCCAGGGCTTCACACTCGCTGCGGAACAAGGACACGCCGAGGCGCAGTATCTCCTCAGCACCATGTACGACGAGGGTCGAGGTCTCGCTCGTGACGAAGTCCAGTCTGCACACTGGGAGCGCAAAGCGGCAGAGCAAGGCCATGCCTATGCACAAGCCAATCTGAGCTTTCGCTATTACTCCGCGAATGATTTCACTGAAGCCTTTGCCTGGTGCCAGCGCGCCGCCTATAGCAATCTCGCCTGGGCGCAGTACAACCTGGGCTTGATGTACCGCAAAGGCGAGGGAGTTCAACAAAGCAACACTGATGCCGCCTACTGGTATCGTCTGGCTGGCACGCAGAACTTCCCCGAAGCGCAACAGAAGCTCGCCGATCTCTACTACTTCGGCCAGGGCGTCCCGCTCAGCTACACCAAGGCCGCCGAGTGGTACCGCCGCGCCGCTGAACAAGGCAACGCCGAAGCGCAGTTCCAGTTGGCCCATCTCTACGCTACCGGCCAGGGCGTTGAGCACGACTACACCCAGTCGCGCCATTGGATCCGCCAGGCCGCACAACAGGGTCACGAACAGGCACAGCGCGAACTCAAACATCGCGAATACCGCGATCCATAA
- the recA gene encoding recombinase RecA: MADDRSKAIETALSQLEKQFGKGSIMRLGAKEAIVPISVISTGSISFDAALGVGGVPRGRVVEIFGPESSGKTTITLQIVAEAQKAGGLAAFVDAEHALDPAYAKKLGVDVDNLLVSQPDYGEQALEIVEALVRSGAIDVLVVDSVAALVPKAELDGEMGDSHMGLQARLMSQALRKLTGTVAKSRTCLIFINQIRDKIGVMFGNPETTTGGRALKFYSSVRIDIRRVGAVKEGDVVTGSRTKVKVVKNKVAAPFRDAEFDILYGEGISREGDVLDLAVLHGIVEKSGAWYSYAGERIGQGRENVRTFLKENPETFGRINAEIRKKLNIGTANGDPEVPAVPANGAAAATEAVKGKR, encoded by the coding sequence GTGGCAGATGACCGCAGCAAAGCTATAGAGACAGCGCTTTCACAGCTAGAAAAACAGTTCGGCAAGGGCTCGATTATGCGACTCGGAGCCAAGGAGGCGATCGTCCCGATCTCGGTCATCTCCACCGGTTCCATCTCGTTCGACGCGGCGTTGGGTGTGGGCGGAGTTCCACGGGGGCGCGTTGTGGAGATCTTCGGTCCGGAATCGTCGGGTAAGACGACGATCACGCTGCAGATCGTAGCCGAGGCCCAGAAGGCCGGCGGTCTAGCTGCCTTCGTTGACGCCGAGCACGCGCTTGATCCCGCGTATGCGAAGAAGCTGGGCGTCGATGTGGACAATCTGCTGGTCTCGCAGCCAGACTACGGAGAGCAGGCGTTGGAGATCGTCGAGGCTCTGGTGCGATCGGGTGCGATCGATGTGCTGGTCGTCGACTCGGTTGCTGCCTTGGTTCCGAAGGCCGAACTGGACGGCGAAATGGGCGACTCGCATATGGGTCTTCAAGCACGACTGATGAGCCAGGCGCTTCGTAAACTGACGGGAACCGTGGCGAAGTCGAGGACCTGTCTGATCTTTATTAACCAGATCCGGGACAAGATCGGAGTGATGTTCGGTAATCCAGAAACAACGACCGGAGGCCGCGCACTAAAGTTCTATTCTTCGGTCCGCATCGACATTCGCCGCGTGGGAGCGGTGAAGGAAGGCGATGTCGTTACAGGGTCGCGAACCAAGGTCAAGGTGGTGAAAAACAAGGTCGCTGCACCCTTCCGCGACGCCGAATTCGACATTTTGTATGGCGAGGGCATCTCGCGCGAGGGAGATGTGCTCGACCTCGCGGTGTTGCACGGTATCGTGGAGAAGAGCGGAGCCTGGTACAGCTATGCCGGTGAGCGCATCGGGCAGGGACGTGAGAACGTCCGAACCTTCCTTAAAGAGAACCCGGAGACCTTTGGCAGGATTAACGCTGAGATTCGCAAGAAGCTCAATATCGGTACGGCTAATGGAGATCCAGAGGTTCCGGCGGTTCCTGCCAATGGAGCGGCGGCAGCAACCGAAGCGGTCAAAGGAAAAAGGTAG
- a CDS encoding Spy/CpxP family protein refolding chaperone, translating into MTRNPLFTLVPVTLLCASTVLAQEPPAPPSTAPTPPSASTKVIRPRSPRDAHNVQYRVTTDRGPGMHPDLRIAPPGMWWKNPDIVQKITLSQDQQKRMDDIFQQSRLQLIDLKANVEKQEVMLEPMLSANPPDTNKVLGQIDKVASARAELEKANAKMLLGIRGVLSADQWTKLQAEQRANQRFMIFRGPNGPGRFEGHDFDSGPSPKGPGPKTNFRFAPGGPLSLLTLPPLPGSGPEFGSIIGGLSPDGPDLDIQIGSPDDIDF; encoded by the coding sequence ATGACCCGAAATCCACTCTTCACCCTTGTCCCTGTTACTCTCCTCTGCGCCTCGACGGTCCTGGCCCAGGAGCCGCCTGCGCCTCCCTCCACCGCGCCGACTCCGCCTTCAGCCAGTACAAAGGTCATTCGTCCCCGTTCCCCGCGCGATGCCCATAACGTCCAGTATCGTGTCACCACCGACCGCGGTCCTGGGATGCATCCTGACCTGCGCATCGCGCCTCCCGGCATGTGGTGGAAGAATCCGGACATCGTCCAGAAGATCACCCTCTCGCAGGATCAGCAGAAGCGCATGGACGACATCTTTCAGCAAAGCCGCCTCCAGCTCATCGACCTCAAGGCCAATGTCGAAAAGCAGGAGGTAATGCTCGAACCTATGCTCTCTGCCAATCCTCCAGACACCAACAAAGTCCTGGGTCAGATCGATAAGGTCGCCAGCGCCCGCGCTGAGTTGGAGAAAGCCAATGCCAAAATGCTCCTCGGCATCCGTGGCGTCCTCTCCGCCGACCAATGGACGAAGCTCCAGGCCGAGCAGCGCGCCAACCAACGCTTCATGATCTTCCGAGGCCCCAACGGCCCCGGCCGTTTCGAGGGACATGATTTTGACTCCGGCCCGAGCCCCAAAGGTCCCGGCCCCAAGACCAACTTCAGATTCGCCCCCGGTGGCCCGCTCAGCCTCCTTACGCTTCCTCCTCTACCGGGCTCTGGCCCTGAGTTCGGCTCCATTATTGGCGGCCTCTCCCCCGATGGCCCAGACCTCGATATTCAGATCGGATCCCCTGACGATATCGATTTCTAA
- a CDS encoding RNA polymerase sigma factor, with the protein MSTEALATNLLADAEHPVAALPTPFDDLASVIETHRSRIFRFLLASLHDSDLAETLTQETFLRAWNSRASFRGDCSVATWLTRIALNLVRDHTRTQRFRFWRRASAQAVDPTEIAAFLPHPDSLVESRLIASEQVSLLWQAVKTLSDRQRTIFLLRFVEEMDLTEIASATGIPLSTVKSHLYRALAHIRTRFAQTTRKSSL; encoded by the coding sequence ATGTCGACTGAAGCCCTGGCTACGAACCTTCTCGCCGATGCGGAGCATCCCGTCGCCGCACTCCCAACTCCCTTTGACGACCTGGCTTCCGTCATCGAAACCCACCGTTCCCGTATCTTCCGTTTTCTCCTGGCCTCGCTTCACGACTCCGATCTCGCCGAAACCCTCACTCAGGAGACCTTTCTTCGCGCTTGGAACTCCCGCGCCTCCTTCCGTGGCGACTGTTCCGTAGCCACCTGGCTCACCCGCATCGCCCTGAATCTCGTTCGCGACCACACCCGGACTCAGCGATTTCGTTTCTGGCGCCGTGCCTCCGCACAGGCAGTTGACCCAACCGAGATCGCAGCCTTTCTGCCCCATCCCGACTCTCTAGTCGAATCCCGTCTCATCGCCTCCGAGCAGGTCTCTCTGCTCTGGCAGGCCGTAAAAACTCTCTCGGACCGGCAACGCACCATCTTCCTTTTGCGCTTCGTTGAGGAAATGGATCTCACGGAGATCGCCTCGGCCACCGGAATTCCTCTCAGCACCGTCAAGAGCCACCTCTACCGCGCCCTGGCTCATATCCGGACACGCTTTGCCCAGACCACAAGGAAATCATCCCTATGA
- the coaD gene encoding pantetheine-phosphate adenylyltransferase, producing the protein MHTIKAIYPGTFDPLTNGHLDLIARGAKIVDHLVVAILRNSEKGSPLFTVPERVEMITETTRSLGNVSVATFDGLLVDFCRQQGAKAVLRGIRAISDYEYEFQMAMMNRKLDPELETLFMMPAEKYTYVSSRLIKGVFELGGDVSSLVPPLVVERLKAKVSGR; encoded by the coding sequence ATGCATACGATAAAGGCAATTTATCCTGGCACGTTTGATCCGCTGACGAATGGTCATCTTGACCTGATCGCGAGGGGAGCCAAGATTGTGGACCACCTGGTGGTCGCGATTCTGCGTAATTCAGAGAAGGGAAGCCCGCTGTTTACGGTTCCGGAGCGGGTGGAGATGATCACGGAGACGACCCGGAGTCTGGGAAATGTTTCGGTGGCGACCTTTGATGGTCTATTAGTGGACTTTTGTCGTCAGCAGGGGGCCAAGGCGGTTTTGCGGGGTATTCGGGCGATCTCGGACTATGAATACGAGTTCCAGATGGCGATGATGAACCGCAAGCTGGATCCGGAGCTGGAGACGCTGTTCATGATGCCGGCAGAGAAGTACACCTATGTGAGCTCGCGGTTGATCAAGGGTGTATTTGAGCTGGGAGGGGATGTGTCGTCGCTGGTGCCTCCACTGGTGGTGGAGAGGCTAAAGGCGAAAGTGAGTGGGCGGTAG
- a CDS encoding outer membrane protein assembly factor BamB family protein: MLLTQGIKLASLLSLLPLGACAFAQDAAQANWLRMGATPGNSHYSALRQINRSNVAQLKVAWSYDTGEPGGLETTPLVIDGILYGLTPTQKVFALNAATGKVIWKFDSTVMSAGPSRGLSYWIDGKDKRLFVGIANFVYALDPATGKIIPGFGHYGRIDLREGLGRAPEQQSIALTTPGVIYKDLLIVGGRTPETLPAPPGDIRAYDVRTGAMRWSFHTIPHPGEPGYETWPSDAWKTAGAANNWAGMALDRERGIIFVPTGSAAPDFYGASRTGDDLYANTLLALDAATGRRIWHFQGVHHDIWDRDFPSAPILVSMKRDGKTIPAIVQTTKQGILFVFDRTSGKPLFPIEERSYPASNIPGETASKTQPYPLQPEPFAPQIVTEDTLTDRTPAAHAWAVQRLREIRNEGPYVPFSIDKDTLITPSFEGGAEWGGPAFDPQTSILYINANNYASLGALAVHTGESPGRATYLSQCSLCHGDHRQGSPPAFPSLLGVTQRLSADQITSILHAGRGRMPAIPIRGKSLNDLLTYLETPSDSPVLTKEEQATPDTSPDRSTPSHSSQYTMTGYRRFLDPDGYPATAAPWGTLNALDLKTGKYLWKIPLGQYPELVAQGMPDTGSENYGGPIVTAGGLLFIAATNFDHKIRAFDKATGKLLWEATLPFAGNATPVTYEVEGRQYVVIAAGGSGLNPRGDTGGVYVAFALPK; this comes from the coding sequence GTGCTTCTCACACAGGGAATCAAGCTTGCTTCGCTGCTCTCGCTCTTGCCCCTCGGAGCCTGCGCATTCGCGCAGGATGCCGCACAGGCAAACTGGCTCCGGATGGGGGCTACACCTGGCAACTCTCACTACTCTGCGCTTCGCCAGATCAACCGTTCGAATGTCGCGCAACTCAAAGTCGCCTGGTCCTACGACACTGGCGAACCTGGAGGCCTCGAAACCACACCGCTCGTCATCGATGGAATCCTCTATGGACTCACTCCTACCCAGAAGGTCTTCGCCCTCAATGCCGCCACAGGAAAAGTAATTTGGAAGTTCGATTCCACCGTAATGTCTGCTGGTCCTAGTCGCGGTCTTTCGTACTGGATCGACGGAAAAGACAAACGCCTCTTTGTTGGAATTGCAAACTTTGTATATGCTCTCGATCCCGCCACAGGCAAGATCATCCCCGGCTTCGGCCACTACGGCAGAATCGATCTGCGCGAAGGTCTCGGGCGTGCTCCCGAGCAACAGTCCATAGCCCTCACTACTCCCGGTGTCATCTACAAAGATTTACTTATCGTCGGTGGCCGCACACCCGAAACCCTCCCTGCCCCTCCTGGAGACATTCGCGCTTACGACGTCCGCACAGGCGCGATGCGCTGGTCCTTTCACACCATCCCTCATCCCGGAGAACCCGGCTACGAAACCTGGCCATCCGATGCCTGGAAGACAGCTGGGGCCGCCAACAACTGGGCAGGCATGGCCCTTGATCGCGAGCGAGGAATCATCTTTGTTCCGACAGGCTCTGCCGCGCCCGACTTCTACGGTGCCTCGCGCACAGGAGACGATCTCTACGCCAACACCCTGCTCGCTCTCGATGCTGCGACCGGCAGACGCATCTGGCATTTTCAGGGAGTCCACCATGACATATGGGACCGCGACTTCCCCTCTGCCCCGATCCTCGTTTCTATGAAACGCGACGGGAAGACAATCCCCGCCATCGTCCAGACCACCAAACAGGGCATCCTCTTCGTCTTCGACCGCACTTCAGGCAAACCGCTTTTCCCTATTGAAGAACGCTCTTATCCTGCCAGCAACATTCCAGGCGAAACGGCTTCGAAGACACAGCCTTATCCTCTGCAACCTGAACCCTTCGCTCCTCAAATAGTCACCGAGGACACTCTCACAGACCGTACCCCTGCGGCGCACGCCTGGGCCGTCCAGCGGCTTCGTGAGATACGCAACGAAGGCCCCTACGTTCCCTTCAGCATAGACAAAGACACTCTCATCACTCCCAGCTTCGAAGGAGGCGCTGAATGGGGAGGGCCTGCATTCGATCCCCAGACCAGCATCCTCTACATCAACGCCAACAACTATGCCTCGCTCGGGGCGCTCGCCGTCCATACCGGAGAATCCCCCGGCCGCGCCACCTATCTCTCGCAGTGCAGCCTCTGTCATGGCGATCATCGCCAGGGCTCGCCTCCCGCCTTCCCCTCGCTCCTCGGAGTCACTCAGCGCCTCTCTGCCGATCAGATCACGTCCATTCTTCACGCAGGCCGCGGACGTATGCCTGCCATCCCCATACGAGGGAAGTCTCTCAACGATCTCCTCACCTATCTCGAAACTCCCTCCGACTCACCTGTTCTAACCAAAGAAGAACAGGCCACTCCTGACACATCTCCCGATCGATCTACTCCCAGCCATTCCTCGCAATACACGATGACTGGCTATCGCCGCTTTCTCGACCCCGACGGCTACCCCGCCACTGCTGCTCCCTGGGGAACCCTCAACGCCCTCGATCTCAAAACCGGCAAATATCTATGGAAGATTCCGCTCGGCCAGTATCCCGAACTGGTAGCGCAGGGCATGCCCGATACCGGCAGCGAAAACTACGGCGGGCCGATCGTCACCGCAGGCGGCCTTCTCTTCATCGCCGCGACCAACTTCGATCACAAGATTCGCGCCTTCGATAAGGCCACCGGAAAACTTCTCTGGGAAGCCACACTGCCCTTCGCCGGAAATGCCACTCCAGTGACCTATGAAGTAGAAGGCAGGCAATACGTCGTCATTGCCGCCGGAGGCTCCGGCCTGAACCCTCGCGGAGATACAGGCGGAGTCTACGTCGCCTTCGCTCTGCCAAAGTAA